Within Fusobacterium perfoetens ATCC 29250, the genomic segment CTTAATTGAATTGAATAATTTTCTGGAATATAATCTATTGTTTCACCTTTTTTTTCAGCAAACTCCATTTGAGTCTTTATTTCTTGTGGAATTATACCAGAGATTTTAAATGCTTCTCTAAAATTATCCAAGCTTATATTTTCTTTTTCAGCTATTTTTTCTTTAATATAAACTTTTTCTAAAACATTTGGTGGTAATAAGTTTATTTTTTTATTTTTTAATTCTGGTGAATCTAATTTTATTATTACTGCAGCACTTTTTCCTGCATCTCTCATATATAGAGCTACTCCTAAAGATATAGCAGACACAATAATAAAAGTTACTAATATAGTTACTTTTTCTCTAACTAATATAGCTAAAAGTTCCATTAAATCAATTTCATCATCTTCTTGATGATAATTTTGGATTTCTTTTAATTGATAATCTTTATTTTCCATTTTATTCTCCTTGTATAATTATAATCTTGCATTTTATTATACTTCATTATATAAAAAAAAGCAATTATAATAATTATATCTCCAAATATCCCATATTCTTTCCAAAGAAGTTTTTACTTTCAATCTCTTTTAATTTTTGTTTGCTTGTATAGATAAAATCTTTATTTTTAAAGATTATGGTTTCCTCTTTAAAATCTAGAATTTCAATTAATTGGATATTAATAATAGTACTTCTATCTAATTTATAAAAGAAAGTTAGATTTTTTATTTTTTCCTCAATCTCATAAAAATTTTTCTTTACAGTAAAAGTTTCGGAATTAGTAAGATGAAACTCTGTTTTTCTGCTAATTCCAGAATAAGTTATATAATTTATATCTGAAAATTTATAAATTCCCTTTTTAAAAGTATCAGAAAGATAAAAACCTGTAAGCTGTCCTTTTTCTTTTGACAATCTCTCAATACTTTCTTCTATTCTAAAAATTTCTTTCCTTATAATACAATCATCTACCAATTTACTTAAAAAAAGCTCTCTCATTTTATGAATATCTTTTTCTCCAACCAGAGCTATTACATTTATATTATTTCTTTTATAATCAAGCAAATAATTTTCTAAATTTTCTATTTCTGAATCTATTATAATTATATTTATATTACTTAAATTTAGGTTTTCATCATCTAAACTTACATAATCATAAGGAAGAACCTCTTCTAAAAGGATTTTTAAATTTTCTTCTGCCTTTATTCCTATTTTCATATTACTTCAACTCCTTATAAAGAGTTTCTAATCTAAGTTTATTGATTATATTAGATATCTTATATGAAAAATCTAATAAAAAATTTCGTTCCCCTATTGTAAGTGGTTCATCTCCCTCTTTTATAAAAATAAGTGCTATCTCTTTATTTTTATTAAAACCAATTTTATAAGCATAGTTATAATTTTTATCCTTTAACATATCCGAAGATATAATATTTGTGTCCTGTGGATTTTCCTCTACATAATCATATATTTCTTTTTTATTAATAAGAATCTTTACAAAGACATCTTCTAAAGGAAGA encodes:
- a CDS encoding LytTR family DNA-binding domain-containing protein, with the protein product MKIGIKAEENLKILLEEVLPYDYVSLDDENLNLSNINIIIIDSEIENLENYLLDYKRNNINVIALVGEKDIHKMRELFLSKLVDDCIIRKEIFRIEESIERLSKEKGQLTGFYLSDTFKKGIYKFSDINYITYSGISRKTEFHLTNSETFTVKKNFYEIEEKIKNLTFFYKLDRSTIINIQLIEILDFKEETIIFKNKDFIYTSKQKLKEIESKNFFGKNMGYLEI